The Lasioglossum baleicum chromosome 15, iyLasBale1, whole genome shotgun sequence genome has a segment encoding these proteins:
- the LOC143216095 gene encoding uncharacterized protein LOC143216095 produces the protein MRILVYTAAIALLISAAWAEEKVVEKVEAPLEDKTTKKQEKRGLLGLGYGYSYDGGYDIGAGGHGGLELGHGYGNLGLSGGYGGHVLDHGHQEHIKTVTVVKNVAVPYPVEKHVPYPVEKPVPVPVKVPVPQPYPVEKPYPVKVFVKVPVHVPQPYPVEKKVPYPVHVPVDRPYPVKVYVPQPYPVEKHIHVPVKVPVPQPYPVEKPVPVPVKVPVHIPQPYPVEKIVHVKVPVDRPIHVPVPKPYPVHVEKHVPYPVEKPVPYPVKVPVDRPYPVPVDRPYAVPVKVPVPQPYPVEKPVPYPVERPVPVEVKVPVDRPYPVHVERPVPYPVEKPVPYPVKVPVAVPVHHEHDHGYSTGYSSGYSADWAGGHGGYH, from the exons ATGAGAATCCTG GTCTACACGGCGGCGATAGCCCTGCTGATTTCGGCGGCCTGGGCCGAGGAGAAGGTTGTCGAGAAAGTGGAGGCGCCGTTGGAGGACAAGACAACGAAGAAGCAGGAGAAACGCGGGCTGTTGGGTCTCGGCTACGGTTACAGCTACGACGGCGGCTACGACATCGGAGCCGGTGGCCACGGTGGTCTGGAACTCGGCCACGGATACGGAAACCTGGGTCTGTCGGGTGGTTACGGCGGTCATGTCCTCGATCATGGTCACCAGGAGCACATCAAGACGGTCACCGTGGTGAAGAACGTCGCTGTACCATATCCCGTTGAGAAGCACGTGCCGTACCCGGTAGAGAAGCCGGTGCCGGTCCCTGTGAAGGTCCCGGTGCCTCAACCGTACCCGGTGGAGAAGCCTTATCCAGTCAAGGTGTTCGTGAAGGTTCCGGTGCACGTTCCGCAGCCGTACCCGGTCGAGAAGAAGGTGCCGTACCCCGTTCACGTGCCGGTCGACCGTCCTTACCCCGTCAAGGTCTACGTGCCGCAGCCGTACCCAGTCGAGAAGCACATCCACGTCCCTGTCAAAGTACCAGTGCCACAGCCGTACCCGGTCGAGAAGCCAGTCCCAGTGCCAGTCAAGGTGCCCGTCCACATCCCACAGCCGTACCCGGTCGAGAAGATAGTGCACGTCAAGGTTCCAGTCGACCGTCCGATCCACGTGCCCGTGCCAAAACCATACCCAGTGCACGTTGAGAAGCATGTGCCCTACCCAGTCGAGAAGCCAGTCCCATACCCAGTCAAGGTACCCGTCGACAGACCGTACCCGGTCCCAGTCGACAGGCCGTACGCCGTTCCAGTGAAGGTACCCGTACCGCAACCGTACCCGGTCGAGAAGCCAGTCCCATACCCGGTTGAGAGGCCTGTACCCGTCGAGGTCAAGGTACCCGTCGACAGACCGTACCCCGTGCACGTCGAAAGACCCGTGCCCTACCCGGTCGAGAAACCAGTCCCATACCCAGTCAAAGTACCCGTAGCGGTACCGGTACATCACGAACACGATCACGGCTACAGCACCGGCTACAGCTCCGGCTATAGCGCCGACTGGGCCGGCGGACACGGAGGTTACCACTAA
- the LOC143216093 gene encoding uncharacterized protein LOC143216093: protein MVILLVSAATLSCFAAQQKKTQQQAVQPRTRRPPNSVQCVAWQKRTNGTAQRNTKGSMRPVGKRGDQYNEPLELSHLDVGSLEGDSVKSEHLDGNYESFLADHGAGISLDVPHDVHVLGHHIQEDVHKLVTVVKKVAVPYPVIKNVPYPVVKNIPYPVKVPVPQPYPVEKKVPYPVKVFVKVPVKIPKPVPVFKEVPYPVQVPVDRPVPFKVYVPDPYPVEKKVHYEVKVPVPEPFPIERKIPVPVKVAVHVSQPYPVEKVVHYPLKIEVEQPVPVPVAKPYPVPIAKPVPYPVDKPVPVPVKVEVPRPVPVPVDKPVPVKVKVSVPAPYPVEKEVPYSVEKPIPVPVKIPVDRPVPVHVTRPIAYPVEKPVPFAVRVPVPIPDHEGDSAIESSAVEYHEFAR from the exons ATGGTGATTCTTTTGGTTTCCGCCGCGACCTTGTCGTGTTTCGCTGCGCAACAAAAGAAAACCCAACAACAGGCTGTCCAGCCGAGGACACGGAGACCTCCAAACAGCGTGCAATGTGTTGCTTGGCAGAAGAGAACTAATGGCACtgcacagagaaacactaagggATCGATGAGACCCGTTGGGAAACGCG GGGACCAGTACAACGAGCCTCTAGAGCTGTCCCACCTGGACGTGGGTTCCCTAGAAGGCGACTCCGTAAAATCCGAACACCTGGACGGAAACTACGAATCCTTCCTTGCAGACCACGGAGCAGGAATATCTCTGGACGTTCCCCACGATGTCCACGTCCTAGGTCACCACATACAAGAAGACGTGCACAAGCTGGTAACCGTGGTGAAGAAGGTAGCAGTGCCGTACCCGGTCATCAAGAACGTCCCGTACCCGGTGGTGAAGAACATTCCCTACCCCGTGAAAGTACCGGTACCACAACCGTACCCAGTAGAAAAGAAGGTCCCATATCCAGTGAAGGTTTTCGTGAAGGTGCCAGTAAAGATTCCCAAGCCTGTACCCGTGTTCAAGGAAGTACCGTATCCGGTGCAGGTCCCAGTGGACCGTCCCGTACCCTTCAAGGTTTACGTTCCAGACCCATATCCAGTCGAAAAGAAGGTTCACTACGAAGTCAAGGTACCGGTACCCGAGCCGTTCCCCATCGAACGCAAGATCCCGGTACCGGTAAAGGTAGCGGTGCACGTTTCGCAACCGTACCCGGTCGAGAAGGTTGTGCACTACCCGCTGAAGATCGAAGTTGAACAACCGGTACCAGTTCCGGTGGCGAAACCCTATCCGGTTCCCATTGCGAAACCCGTGCCCTACCCGGTTGACAAACCCGTCCCTGTACCCGTCAAGGTCGAGGTGCCAAGACCAGTACCTGTACCCGTCGATAAACCCGTACCCGTTAAGGTCAAAGTCTCGGTACCCGCGCCTTATCCCGTGGAAAAGGAAGTCCCTTATTCCGTGGAGAAGCCGATACCCGTGCCGGTGAAAATACCCGTCGACAGACCAGTACCGGTACACGTGACCAGGCCCATTGCTTACCCGGTCGAGAAACCTGTACCCTTCGCCGTAAGAGTACCCGTTCCCATTCCAGATCATGAGGGCGACTCGGCGATCGAATCTTCCGCGGTCGAGTACCATGAATTCGCGCGGTGA